A DNA window from Centroberyx gerrardi isolate f3 chromosome 3, fCenGer3.hap1.cur.20231027, whole genome shotgun sequence contains the following coding sequences:
- the LOC139921387 gene encoding GTP-binding protein Rhes-like produces MSLEVKEKTQVRLVFLGAAGVGKTALIRRFLQDTFEAKHRRTVEELHSKEYDIGGVKVTVEILDTSGSYSFPAMRKLSIQNSDAFALVYAVDDPESLEAVKSLRDEILEVKEDKYTPIVVVGNKADREDERQVSGDDVLSTVELDWNNSYLEASAKENANVVEVFKELLQQANLPSRLSPALRRRRETFPKDTSFRPPMNKTNSCILS; encoded by the coding sequence ATGTCtctggaggtgaaggagaagacCCAGGTGCGGCTGGTGTTCCTGGGGGCGGCCGGGGTGGGCAAGACCGCCCTGATCCGCCGCTTCCTCCAGGACACCTTCGAGGCCAAGCACCGGCGCACGGTGGAGGAGCTGCACAGCAAGGAGTACGACATCGGCGGGGTCAAGGTCACCGTGGAGATCCTGGACACCAGCGGCAGCTACTCCTTCCCGGCCATGCgcaagctctccatccagaACAGCGACGCCTTCGCGCTGGTGTACGCCGTGGACGACCCCGAGTCGCTGGAGGCCGTCAAGAGCCTGCGCGACGAGATCCTGGAGGTCAAGGAGGACAAGTACACGCCCATCGTGGTGGTGGGCAACAAGGCGGACCGCGAGGACGAGCGGCAGGTGTCCGGCGACGACGTGCTCTCCACCGTGGAGCTGGACTGGAACAACAGCTACCTGGAGGCGTCGGCGAAGGAGAACGCCAACGTGGTGGAGGTGTTcaaggagctgctgcagcaggccaACCTGCCGAGCCGCCTCAGCCCGGCGCTGCGCAGACGCAGGGAGACCTTCCCCAAAGACACCAGCTTCCGGCCGCCCATGAACAAGACCAACAGCTGCATCCTGTCGTAA